A window of Gadus chalcogrammus isolate NIFS_2021 chromosome 16, NIFS_Gcha_1.0, whole genome shotgun sequence contains these coding sequences:
- the il10ra gene encoding interleukin-10 receptor subunit alpha produces MDQLRTLWVLLFTTVCSNSVSSASPRRPDHLRASRWDGEQTVVWDPPSDVTPLARYSVQMSKHKEEWRGVSNCTLIQAPLCELTWLIDDFMEPYRVRVQTVTANGVSEWAVLRKLLPNDSNLRPPSFTLRASSHSLSVTVDDKPLLRKISLFGMTYTMFLEERGRPNETSMAYLNDDTEGPEGRSHTFRALYWGRDYCVRLQVAGNTGLQRSDVSAPQCVRLPVPEWYYYAVPSLSVLAVLAGLAVIMVALCSFLRHPEKTPLALEPPEKSWSPLRVGEGPMEVVTDKGWLLCMPKTPLEGWGGPGPRSLEAFRPETDWKSESRTSMDSGVSVSSNGATKTGGSDAVRQEDSGWVSSGGSRGAGAPPPRVWRIHARPEEETEAPAASGPGPQRRGSGSSEGPDGGSGQSGPAPDPYRHQAGPGPQGGRAALKEAAPTGYQRGQTPAQPPGYQPAFHTNYRRKTHIMMETLVSVEDSDLSSERTRTVLDDASPTLFLPLTFLPSVRGGLAHISLGDVELWGE; encoded by the exons ATGGACCAACTCCGAACTCTGTGGGTTCTGCTCTTTACTACAGTCTGCAGCAACAGTGTGTCATCAG CCTCCCCCCGCCGGCCGGACCACCTGAGGGCCAGCCGATGGGATGGCGAGCAGACGGTGGTTTGGGACCCCCCTAGTGACGTCACACCCCTGGCCCGGTACTCGGTCCAGATGTCAAA GCATAAAGAGGAGTGGCGGGGCGTGTCGAACTGCACGCTGATCCAGGCCCCCCTCTGTGAACTCACCTGGCTTATCGACGACTTCATGGAGCCGTACCGGGTCAGAGTCCAAACCGTCACAGCCAACGGCGTCTCAGAATGGGCGGTCCTTAGGAAGCTCCTCCCCAACGACA GTAACCTGCGGCCGCCCTCCTTCACCCTGCGGGCGTCCTCCCACTCTCTGAGCGTGACGGTGGACGACAAGCCGCTCCTGAGGAAGATCTCTCTGTTTGGGATGACCTACACCATGTTCCTGGAGGAGAGGGGCCGACCCAACGAG ACGAGCATGGCGTACCTGAACGACGACACGGAGGGCCCTGAGGGGAGGAGCCACACCTTCCGGGCATTGTACTGGGGGAGGGACTACTGCGTCCGGCTTCAGGTGGCGGGAAACACGGGCCTTCAGCGCAGTGACGTCTCCGCCCCGCAGTGTGTTCGTCTCCCCGTCCCAG AGTGGTACTACTACGCAGTGCCCTCCCTGTCCGTCCTGGCCGTGCTGGCCGGGCTCGCGGTCATCATGGTCGCCCTCTGCAGCTTCCTGAGGCATCCAGAGAAGACGCCGCTGGCACTG GAACCCCCCGAGAAGAGCTGGTCTCCCCTCAGGGTGGGAGAGGGGCCCATGGAGGTGGTCACCGACAAAGGCTGGCTGCTCTGCATGCCCAAGACCCCcctggagggctgggggggccctgggccccGGAGCCTGGAGGCCTTCAGACCGGAGACGGACTGGAAGAGCGAGAGTAGAACCAGCATGGACAGCGGTGTGAGCGTGAGCTCCAACGGCGCCACGAAGACGGGAGGAAGTGATGCGGTCCGACAGGAAGACAGCGGGTGGGTGAGCAGCGGCGGCTCCCGGGGCGCGGGGGCTCCTCCCCCGCGGGTCTGGAGGATTCACGCCCGCCCCGAAGAGGAGACGGAGGCCCCCGCTGCCTCTGGGCCGGGCCCCCAGCGACGGGGCTCCGGCAGCTCAGAGGGACCGGACGGCGGGTCTGGGCAGAGTGGTCCGGCCCCGGACCCGTACCGGCACCAGGCGGGTCCGGGGCCGCAGGGCGGGAGGGCGGCTCTGAAGGAGGCCGCCCCCACAGGCTACCAGAGGGGACAGACCCCCGCGCAGCCCCCTGGGTACCAGCCCGCCTTTCACACAAACTACCGGCGGAAAACGCACATCATGATGGAGACGCTGGTGAGCGTGGAGGACTCTGATTTGTCGTCGGAGCGGACGCGCACGGTGTTGGATGATGCGTCCCCCACGCTGTTCCTGCCCCTCACGTTCCTCCCCTCTGTGAGGGGGGGCCTGGCCCACATCTCTCTGGGTGACGTGGAGCTCTGGGGCGAGTGA